A window of Auraticoccus monumenti contains these coding sequences:
- a CDS encoding MFS transporter, translating into MSRSSPSTASLDRGAGGGAPGGMGAAQRNALVTGLYVTQFVGVGFLATGLAAILRDEGYSLELLGWLALAGLVWPLKVLWAPVVDRWGSRRLGHYRGWLLVLQPLMVLAILALIPFGDLSNLAPIIVLGVLLAMLSATQDTASDAIALLVMRGRERGLANGLQVLGGYLGNLLGGGLTVVVYDRWGWAAAMLFLAAVTALPLLNIVLLREPVVERRTARLADSFAALGTVLRQPGAATWSLLVVPLAVGGAGMVTALLGPALVDRGWSLTEVAGVNGVLTGVAGMVGGLLGGLMVRQLGRVRTVVASACVLVLGAVALVVVAFGDAERLLVAPVVAVYYVAFCALTAVLYTVNMDYSRPASAATDYSLVNTPPQVVGFLAGSVALFAAEAVGYRPVAVVAALLFAAAGSLAVLHLDRHRDFLRTRT; encoded by the coding sequence GTGAGCCGATCATCGCCGTCGACGGCGTCGCTGGACCGGGGAGCCGGCGGCGGTGCGCCGGGGGGCATGGGCGCCGCCCAGCGCAACGCGCTGGTCACCGGTCTCTACGTCACCCAGTTCGTCGGGGTCGGCTTCCTGGCCACGGGGCTCGCGGCCATCCTCCGCGACGAGGGCTACAGCCTGGAGCTGCTCGGCTGGCTCGCACTGGCCGGTCTGGTCTGGCCGCTGAAGGTGCTCTGGGCGCCGGTCGTCGACCGCTGGGGCTCCCGCCGGCTGGGGCACTACCGGGGCTGGCTGCTGGTGCTGCAGCCGCTGATGGTGCTGGCCATCCTGGCCCTGATCCCCTTCGGCGACCTCTCGAACCTGGCGCCGATCATCGTCCTCGGCGTCCTGCTGGCCATGCTCTCCGCCACCCAGGACACCGCCAGCGACGCCATCGCGCTGCTGGTGATGCGGGGCCGCGAGCGCGGGCTGGCCAACGGCCTGCAGGTCCTCGGCGGCTACCTGGGCAACCTGCTCGGTGGTGGCCTGACCGTGGTGGTCTACGACCGCTGGGGCTGGGCGGCCGCGATGCTGTTCCTCGCCGCCGTCACCGCGCTGCCCCTGCTCAACATCGTGCTGCTCCGCGAACCCGTCGTCGAGCGCCGCACCGCGCGGCTGGCCGACTCCTTCGCCGCCCTCGGCACGGTGCTCCGCCAGCCCGGCGCCGCCACCTGGTCCCTGCTGGTGGTCCCGCTCGCCGTCGGTGGGGCCGGCATGGTCACGGCCCTGCTCGGCCCGGCCCTGGTCGACCGCGGCTGGAGCCTGACCGAGGTGGCGGGGGTCAACGGCGTCCTCACCGGCGTCGCCGGCATGGTCGGCGGGCTGCTGGGCGGGCTGATGGTGCGCCAGCTCGGGCGGGTCCGGACGGTGGTGGCCAGCGCGTGCGTGCTGGTGCTGGGCGCCGTGGCCCTGGTCGTGGTGGCGTTCGGGGACGCGGAGCGGTTGCTGGTGGCGCCGGTGGTGGCGGTGTACTACGTCGCCTTCTGCGCCCTCACCGCGGTGCTCTACACCGTCAACATGGACTACTCCCGGCCGGCCAGTGCCGCCACGGACTACTCCCTGGTCAACACCCCGCCGCAGGTGGTCGGCTTCCTGGCCGGCTCGGTGGCCCTCTTCGCCGCCGAGGCCGTCGGCTACCGCCCGGTGGCGGTGGTGGCCGCGCTGCTGTTCGCCGCCGCCGGCTCCCTGGCCGTGCTGCACCTGGACCGCCACCGCGACTTCCTGCGCACCCGCACGTAG
- a CDS encoding OFA family MFS transporter, with protein sequence MAIAVLDRSRTIAGPGFNRWLIPPAALAIHLCIGQAYATSVYKTALVEHFDVSLTAIGLVFSIAIVMLGLSAAVFGTWVDTGGPRRAMVAAALCWATGFLVGGLGIATGQLWLLYLGYGVIGGIGLGIGYISPVSTLIKWFPDRPGLATGMAIMGFGGGAMIASPLSSTLLGLYDPAAAAAGGVPAGLAVAKLFVTLGLAYLVLMLFGAWLVRVPADGWRPAGFDPSEVRQKSMVTTASVSANNAIRSRQFWLLWVVLFCNVTAGIGILEQAAPMIRDFFRDGEESTVAAAAAAGFVGLLSLCNMLGRFLWSSTSDVIGRKNIYVVYLGLGIVLYLGLALAGSTAVVLFVVLAGIIISFYGGGFATVPAYLRDLFGTYQVGAIHGRLLTAWSAAGVAGPLIVNGFLDARGEPGALVADDYRPALLTMVAVLAVGFVANLLVRPVSERHHEPERPADVRTDTVEDRADDKAPGGVTPLLVVAWLAVGIPLAYGVVQTVLRASALFTG encoded by the coding sequence ATGGCCATCGCAGTGCTCGACCGCTCCCGCACCATCGCCGGACCAGGCTTCAACCGCTGGTTGATCCCGCCGGCGGCGCTGGCGATCCACCTGTGCATCGGCCAGGCCTACGCCACCAGCGTCTACAAGACCGCGCTGGTGGAGCACTTCGACGTCTCGCTCACCGCGATCGGGCTGGTCTTCTCGATCGCGATCGTGATGCTCGGGTTGTCCGCGGCCGTCTTCGGCACCTGGGTGGACACCGGCGGCCCGCGCCGGGCGATGGTCGCCGCCGCGCTGTGCTGGGCCACCGGCTTCCTGGTCGGCGGGCTGGGCATCGCCACCGGCCAGCTCTGGCTGCTCTACCTCGGCTACGGGGTGATCGGCGGGATCGGCCTGGGCATCGGCTACATCTCCCCCGTCTCCACGCTGATCAAGTGGTTCCCCGACCGGCCTGGGCTGGCCACCGGGATGGCCATCATGGGCTTCGGCGGCGGGGCGATGATCGCCAGCCCGCTCTCCTCCACCCTGCTCGGCCTCTACGACCCGGCGGCGGCCGCGGCGGGCGGGGTGCCGGCGGGACTGGCGGTGGCCAAGCTCTTCGTCACCCTCGGTCTGGCCTACCTGGTCCTGATGCTGTTCGGCGCCTGGCTGGTGCGGGTCCCCGCCGACGGCTGGCGACCGGCCGGCTTCGACCCCTCCGAGGTGCGGCAGAAGTCGATGGTGACCACGGCCAGCGTCTCGGCCAACAACGCGATCCGCTCACGGCAGTTCTGGCTGCTGTGGGTGGTGCTGTTCTGCAACGTCACCGCCGGCATCGGCATCCTCGAGCAGGCCGCGCCGATGATCCGCGACTTCTTCCGCGACGGCGAGGAGTCCACCGTCGCGGCGGCCGCGGCGGCCGGGTTCGTGGGGCTGCTGTCGCTGTGCAACATGCTGGGGCGCTTCCTGTGGTCCTCCACCTCCGACGTGATCGGGCGCAAGAACATCTACGTGGTCTACCTCGGGCTGGGCATCGTGCTCTACCTCGGGCTGGCCCTGGCCGGCTCCACCGCGGTCGTCCTGTTCGTGGTGCTCGCCGGCATCATCATCAGCTTCTACGGCGGCGGGTTCGCCACCGTCCCGGCCTACCTGCGCGACCTCTTCGGCACCTACCAGGTCGGGGCCATCCACGGCCGGCTGCTGACCGCCTGGTCCGCGGCCGGGGTGGCCGGCCCGCTGATCGTCAACGGCTTCCTGGACGCCCGGGGCGAGCCCGGCGCCCTGGTCGCCGACGACTACCGCCCCGCGCTGCTGACCATGGTGGCCGTCCTGGCGGTGGGCTTCGTGGCCAACCTGCTGGTGCGCCCGGTCTCCGAGCGGCACCACGAGCCGGAGCGCCCTGCCGACGTGCGCACGGACACCGTCGAGGACCGCGCGGACGACAAGGCCCCCGGCGGCGTCACCCCGCTGCTGGTGGTGGCGTGGCTGGCCGTCGGCATCCCGCTGGCCTACGGCGTGGTGCAGACGGTGCTCCGGGCCAGCGCCCTGTTCACCGGCTGA
- a CDS encoding MerR family transcriptional regulator, protein MRIGELSRTSRVPVATIKYYLREGLLHPGVLTSATQARYDDSHLQRLALVRALADGAGLPLARIRTVLAAVDHPPATTLDLLATVTEEPGGEEVDRSEALALLGRLGWDDVDPGSSSVLALARALRSMHEAGFTLGEDHLLALGRAMGTVAEVEVAGIPLEDPAAAARYVLLGTALVAPVLLALRQVGHVHTSRKRLGG, encoded by the coding sequence ATGCGGATCGGCGAGCTGTCCCGCACCAGCCGGGTGCCGGTGGCGACGATCAAGTACTACCTGCGGGAGGGCCTGCTCCACCCCGGTGTGCTGACCAGCGCCACCCAGGCCCGCTACGACGACAGCCACCTGCAGCGGCTGGCGCTGGTCCGCGCCCTGGCCGACGGCGCCGGGCTGCCGCTGGCCCGGATCCGGACCGTGCTGGCCGCGGTCGACCACCCGCCGGCCACCACGTTGGACCTGCTGGCCACCGTGACCGAGGAGCCGGGCGGGGAGGAGGTCGACCGCTCCGAGGCCCTGGCGCTGCTGGGGCGGCTCGGCTGGGACGACGTCGACCCGGGGAGCTCCAGCGTGCTGGCCCTGGCCCGGGCGCTGCGCTCCATGCACGAGGCGGGCTTCACCCTCGGCGAGGACCACCTGCTCGCCCTGGGTCGGGCGATGGGGACGGTGGCGGAGGTGGAGGTGGCCGGCATCCCGCTCGAGGACCCGGCGGCGGCCGCCCGCTACGTCCTCCTGGGGACGGCGCTCGTGGCCCCCGTGCTGCTCGCCCTTCGCCAGGTGGGTCATGTGCACACCTCACGGAAGCGGCTGGGTGGCTGA
- a CDS encoding RNA polymerase sigma factor: protein MSELDRLAVVVREEWGRLTSLLLARYRRLDLVEDALADAVEQAARHWPRTGCPDNPAAWLHTTARRRVLDRLRSEAMAQRRRPLLVTDAELHDQATATRADPGGLVEDERLRLVLMCTHPALAPEAGSALALRLVLGVSTHDIARLFLVPETTMAARLTRAKKKVVAAGIPFAVPDVSVLPDRLDTVAQTAYLAFTAGYAPGSGPDLHRAELAGEAVRLVRVVLALRPGEPVLVALLALLLLQHSRRDARVRDGRLVLLPEQDRTRWHHEEVAEALSLLTSPALAGPVSTQAAIYAVQARIAAEHATAPSSDRTRWGAVVAGYDLLLTLAPSPACRLARAVAVAEASGPEAGLSALDGLDVPGSHRTAAVRAELLRRTGDHDGARVAYDEALARCRNEVERTHLRERRDDLGTRTAPDA from the coding sequence GTGAGCGAGCTGGACCGCCTGGCGGTGGTGGTGCGCGAGGAGTGGGGACGTCTGACGTCGCTGCTCCTCGCGCGCTACCGGCGTCTGGACCTGGTCGAGGACGCCCTGGCCGACGCGGTCGAGCAGGCGGCCCGGCACTGGCCGCGCACCGGCTGCCCCGACAACCCCGCCGCCTGGCTGCACACCACCGCGCGACGGCGCGTGCTGGACCGGCTGCGCAGCGAGGCGATGGCCCAGCGCCGCCGCCCGCTGCTGGTCACCGACGCCGAGCTGCACGACCAGGCGACGGCGACCCGGGCCGACCCGGGGGGCCTGGTGGAGGACGAGCGGCTGCGGCTGGTGCTGATGTGCACCCACCCCGCGCTGGCCCCGGAGGCCGGGAGCGCGCTGGCCCTGCGGCTGGTGCTGGGGGTCAGCACCCACGACATCGCCCGGCTCTTCCTGGTGCCGGAGACGACCATGGCCGCCCGGCTGACCCGGGCCAAGAAGAAGGTGGTCGCGGCCGGCATCCCCTTCGCCGTGCCGGACGTCTCGGTGCTGCCGGACCGGCTGGACACCGTCGCCCAGACCGCCTACCTGGCCTTCACCGCCGGCTACGCCCCCGGCAGCGGACCCGACCTGCACCGCGCCGAGCTGGCCGGTGAGGCCGTCCGGCTGGTGCGGGTGGTGCTGGCGCTGCGCCCCGGCGAGCCGGTGCTGGTGGCGCTGCTGGCGCTGCTGCTGCTCCAGCACTCCCGCCGCGACGCCCGGGTCCGCGACGGCCGGCTGGTGCTGCTGCCCGAGCAGGACCGCACGCGCTGGCACCACGAGGAGGTGGCCGAGGCGCTCAGCCTGCTGACGTCCCCCGCGCTGGCCGGTCCGGTCAGCACGCAGGCGGCGATCTACGCGGTGCAGGCGCGGATCGCCGCCGAGCACGCCACCGCACCGTCCTCGGACCGGACCCGCTGGGGCGCCGTGGTGGCCGGGTACGACCTGCTGCTCACCCTCGCCCCCAGCCCGGCCTGCCGGCTGGCCCGGGCCGTCGCGGTGGCCGAGGCCTCCGGACCCGAGGCCGGGCTGTCGGCGCTGGACGGCCTCGACGTCCCGGGCAGCCACCGGACCGCGGCGGTGCGGGCGGAGCTGCTGCGCCGCACCGGCGACCACGACGGCGCGCGGGTGGCCTACGACGAGGCCCTGGCCCGGTGCCGCAACGAGGTCGAGCGGACCCACCTGCGGGAGCGGCGGGACGACCTCGGGACGCGGACCGCCCCCGACGCCTGA
- a CDS encoding DUF4188 domain-containing protein, producing the protein MSSRTTHQHEGPLAVFLIGMRFNRPWRPDLWLPPFLAMPRMLRELSSDPGSGFLGYRLLTGGRGVTVVQYWRDVASVYAYAGDPTRVHRSAWQAFNRRARRAGPAVGIWHETFEVARAESVYVDMPTSGLAAATSEVAVAPGRHSARERIGETV; encoded by the coding sequence ATGAGCAGTCGGACGACGCACCAGCACGAGGGCCCGCTCGCGGTCTTCCTGATCGGGATGCGGTTCAACCGTCCCTGGCGACCGGACCTGTGGCTGCCTCCCTTCCTGGCCATGCCCCGGATGCTGCGGGAGCTCTCCTCCGACCCCGGATCGGGCTTCCTCGGGTACCGGCTGCTGACCGGCGGGCGGGGCGTCACGGTCGTCCAGTACTGGCGCGACGTGGCCTCGGTGTACGCCTACGCCGGCGACCCGACCCGCGTCCACCGGTCGGCGTGGCAGGCCTTCAACCGCCGCGCGCGCCGGGCCGGGCCCGCGGTGGGGATCTGGCACGAGACCTTCGAGGTCGCCCGGGCCGAGAGCGTCTACGTCGACATGCCGACGAGCGGTCTCGCCGCGGCCACCAGCGAGGTGGCGGTCGCACCGGGCCGGCACAGCGCCCGCGAGCGGATCGGCGAGACGGTCTAG
- a CDS encoding YciI family protein has translation MTQYVVLIVGDAERWWTTMSEEQRTAGYAEYERFDAELTRRGHSVTGGAELKGNSTARSIPAGGGGVVDGPYAETAEQVGGFYLVETEDLEDLLDCCQIIAALGDGIEVRPVVEAQERPA, from the coding sequence ATGACCCAGTACGTCGTCCTGATCGTGGGTGACGCCGAGCGGTGGTGGACCACCATGAGCGAGGAGCAGCGCACGGCCGGCTACGCCGAGTACGAGCGCTTCGACGCCGAGCTCACCCGCCGCGGCCACAGCGTCACCGGTGGGGCCGAGCTGAAGGGGAACTCGACCGCCCGCTCCATCCCGGCCGGGGGCGGTGGCGTGGTCGACGGGCCCTACGCCGAGACCGCCGAGCAGGTGGGTGGCTTCTACCTGGTGGAGACCGAGGACCTCGAGGACCTGCTGGACTGCTGCCAGATCATCGCCGCGCTGGGCGACGGGATCGAGGTGCGCCCGGTGGTGGAGGCGCAGGAGCGTCCCGCGTGA
- a CDS encoding YciI family protein: MKRYVLFLAYEPVDFAAMDEAVQRGYHDDHHAFDSFVERHGRLLGSAALADADTATTVRRGPSGAVQVTDGPWAETVEMVGGYYDVELPDLDTALRAAALLPATYTVEVRPTVVIEGYDRG; encoded by the coding sequence GTGAAGCGCTACGTGCTGTTCCTGGCCTACGAGCCCGTCGACTTCGCCGCCATGGACGAGGCGGTGCAGCGCGGCTACCACGACGACCACCACGCCTTCGACTCCTTCGTCGAGAGGCACGGGCGGCTGCTGGGCAGCGCGGCGCTGGCCGACGCCGACACCGCCACCACCGTGCGCCGCGGCCCCTCCGGTGCGGTCCAGGTCACCGACGGCCCGTGGGCGGAGACGGTGGAGATGGTCGGCGGCTACTACGACGTCGAGCTGCCCGACCTGGACACCGCCCTGCGGGCGGCGGCCCTGCTGCCGGCGACCTACACGGTGGAGGTGCGCCCGACCGTGGTGATCGAGGGGTACGACCGGGGGTGA
- a CDS encoding NTP transferase domain-containing protein, translating to MEPPASSPRYRTFTPVPPAERDHLHRDAVRVLVVGRSAAGEELLLFEDTDPGVPGVSWWMTPGGGVDPGETELEAAVRELAEETGITVTPDQLRGPVARREVVHGYSDQVIIQRESFWLLELDRFEVDVAGHTEEERLTIQQHRWWPLAGLGTTDAWIWPAEATELVRAGRAGGPVLDLGRPEESTVPVEVPTGYDALVLAGGRARRLGGASKPDVEVRGRRLLDHVLGALSGAGTTVVVGPESLVVPDGPRRTQERPPLGGPVAGLVAGLAELARDREPGALTVVLACDAPFVASALPRLLAAVRADPEADGAVLGDPGGRPQWLTGCYRTAALAGALTGDGRDRAVRDVVSGLRLATVPARGLEALDLDTWEDVAAVPE from the coding sequence GTGGAGCCACCCGCGAGCAGCCCCCGCTACCGCACGTTCACCCCGGTCCCGCCGGCCGAGCGCGACCACCTGCACCGCGACGCCGTCCGGGTGCTGGTGGTCGGCCGGTCCGCCGCGGGGGAGGAGCTGCTGCTCTTCGAGGACACCGACCCCGGGGTGCCGGGCGTCTCCTGGTGGATGACCCCGGGCGGGGGCGTCGACCCCGGTGAGACCGAGCTCGAGGCGGCCGTGCGGGAGCTGGCCGAGGAGACCGGGATCACCGTGACCCCCGACCAGCTGCGCGGTCCGGTGGCCCGGCGGGAGGTGGTGCACGGCTACAGCGACCAGGTCATCATCCAGCGCGAGTCGTTCTGGCTGCTCGAGCTCGACCGCTTCGAGGTCGACGTCGCCGGGCACACCGAGGAGGAGCGGCTGACCATCCAGCAGCACCGCTGGTGGCCGCTGGCCGGGCTGGGGACCACCGACGCCTGGATCTGGCCGGCCGAGGCCACCGAGCTGGTCCGGGCCGGGCGCGCCGGTGGCCCGGTGCTGGACCTCGGCCGACCCGAGGAGTCCACCGTCCCGGTCGAGGTCCCCACCGGCTACGACGCCCTGGTGCTGGCCGGCGGCCGGGCGCGTCGGCTGGGCGGGGCCAGCAAACCCGACGTGGAGGTGCGGGGCCGGCGGCTGCTGGACCACGTGCTCGGCGCGCTGTCCGGGGCCGGCACGACCGTGGTGGTCGGGCCCGAGTCGCTCGTCGTCCCCGACGGCCCCCGCCGCACCCAGGAGCGTCCGCCGCTCGGTGGGCCGGTGGCCGGGCTGGTGGCCGGGCTGGCCGAGCTCGCCCGCGACCGCGAGCCGGGGGCGCTGACCGTGGTGCTGGCCTGCGACGCCCCGTTCGTGGCCAGCGCGCTGCCCCGGCTGCTCGCCGCGGTGCGGGCCGACCCGGAGGCCGACGGGGCGGTGCTGGGCGATCCCGGCGGACGTCCGCAGTGGCTCACCGGCTGCTACCGCACCGCCGCCCTCGCCGGGGCCCTGACCGGGGACGGGCGGGACCGGGCCGTGCGTGACGTGGTCTCGGGGCTGAGGCTGGCCACCGTCCCCGCCCGCGGCCTGGAGGCCCTGGACCTCGACACCTGGGAGGACGTCGCGGCCGTCCCCGAGTGA
- a CDS encoding FdhF/YdeP family oxidoreductase, protein MDASTTDGPDPREPGLEVHEPKSAAAGVTAVAVSVRRSLKAMGVKRTAQTLLKLNHADGFDCMSCAWPDPDPEHRHTAEFCENGAKAVAEEATTDRLTPAFFARHSIAELDTHDELWLGHQGRITHPVVKRPGGTHYEPIDWADAYRLIADTLNGLESPDEAAFYTSGRASNEAAFAYQLFVRALGTNNLPDCSNMCHESTSVALVETIGIGKGSISLNDVYHAKCIVIAGQNPGTNHPRMLQALETAKLRGAKIIAINPLREAGLVNFRNPQKPRGVIGKGIDIADLHLPVRVNGDLALFQGIGSLLVEWDAVDHEFMATHTRGYEAWAEHVRQVDWSRIEEITGLTRAQITEAAEMIRDSDATVWCWAMGLTQHRNAVATIKEVTNLALVRGDIGKKGAGLCPVRGHSNVQGDRTMGIWERSPDTFLDALHDEFGFEPPREHGLDTVRTIQGMRDGTVKVFMGLGGNFVHAAPDTEVTLEAMRRTRLTVQVSTKLNRSHLACGETALILPTKGRTEKDVHDGIEQFVTVEDSMSSVHASRGVLEPASPFLRSEVQIVTGIARATLGDRHAGIDWAAMGRDYSVIRRHIANVVPGCADYEARVDRPGGFTMPHPPRDSRTFTTESGLGEISVSPMDVVQVPEGHLVLQTLRSHDQFNTTIYGLSDRYRGVEGGRRVIFLHPDDLTMFGLSDGDMVDITSVWDDDRDRTVRGFRCIAYETPRGCAAAYYPETNPLVPLDSTAEASNCPTSKSVIITLSRPGEPEGSSSSTTTSGSSNISEDTGGRHPQPLHQS, encoded by the coding sequence ATGGATGCTTCGACGACAGACGGACCCGACCCGCGCGAGCCCGGGCTGGAGGTGCACGAGCCCAAGTCCGCCGCGGCGGGCGTCACGGCGGTGGCGGTGTCGGTGCGCCGCTCGCTCAAGGCGATGGGCGTGAAGCGCACGGCTCAGACGCTGCTCAAGCTCAACCACGCCGACGGGTTCGACTGCATGAGCTGCGCCTGGCCCGACCCGGACCCCGAGCACCGCCACACCGCGGAGTTCTGCGAGAACGGCGCCAAGGCCGTCGCCGAGGAGGCGACCACCGACCGGTTGACCCCGGCGTTCTTCGCCCGGCACAGCATCGCCGAGCTGGACACCCACGACGAGCTCTGGCTCGGCCACCAGGGCCGGATCACCCACCCGGTGGTGAAGCGCCCCGGCGGCACCCACTACGAGCCGATCGACTGGGCCGACGCCTACCGGCTGATCGCCGACACCCTCAACGGGCTGGAGTCTCCGGACGAGGCGGCGTTCTACACCTCCGGGCGCGCGTCCAACGAGGCCGCGTTCGCCTACCAGCTCTTCGTCCGGGCCCTGGGGACCAACAACCTGCCGGACTGCTCGAACATGTGCCACGAGTCCACCAGCGTCGCGCTGGTGGAGACCATCGGCATCGGCAAGGGCAGCATCAGCCTCAACGACGTCTACCACGCCAAGTGCATCGTGATCGCCGGCCAGAACCCCGGCACCAACCACCCGCGGATGCTGCAGGCGCTGGAGACGGCCAAGCTCCGTGGGGCCAAGATCATCGCGATCAACCCGCTGCGCGAGGCCGGGCTGGTCAACTTCCGCAACCCGCAGAAGCCGCGCGGCGTGATCGGCAAGGGCATCGACATCGCCGACCTGCACCTCCCGGTGCGGGTCAACGGCGACCTCGCCCTCTTCCAGGGGATCGGCTCGCTGCTGGTGGAGTGGGACGCCGTCGACCACGAGTTCATGGCCACCCACACCCGCGGCTACGAGGCCTGGGCCGAGCACGTCCGCCAGGTCGACTGGAGCCGCATCGAGGAGATCACCGGGCTGACCCGGGCCCAGATCACCGAGGCCGCCGAGATGATCCGCGACTCCGACGCCACGGTGTGGTGCTGGGCGATGGGGCTGACGCAGCACCGCAACGCGGTGGCCACCATCAAGGAGGTCACCAACCTGGCCCTGGTGCGCGGCGACATCGGCAAGAAGGGCGCCGGTCTCTGCCCGGTCCGCGGGCACTCCAACGTGCAAGGCGACCGCACGATGGGCATCTGGGAGCGGTCACCGGACACCTTCCTGGACGCCCTCCACGACGAGTTCGGCTTCGAGCCGCCGCGCGAGCACGGGCTGGACACCGTCCGCACCATCCAGGGCATGCGCGACGGCACGGTCAAGGTGTTCATGGGCCTGGGGGGCAACTTCGTCCACGCCGCTCCCGACACCGAGGTCACGCTGGAGGCCATGCGCCGCACCCGGCTGACGGTGCAGGTGTCGACCAAGCTGAACCGCTCCCACCTGGCGTGCGGTGAGACGGCGCTGATTCTGCCCACCAAGGGCCGCACGGAGAAGGACGTCCACGACGGCATCGAGCAGTTCGTCACGGTCGAGGACTCGATGTCCTCGGTGCACGCCTCCCGCGGCGTGCTGGAGCCGGCGAGCCCGTTCCTGCGCTCGGAGGTGCAGATCGTCACCGGCATCGCCCGCGCCACCCTGGGTGACCGCCACGCCGGGATCGACTGGGCGGCGATGGGCCGGGACTACTCGGTGATCCGGCGCCACATCGCCAACGTCGTGCCCGGCTGCGCCGACTACGAGGCCAGGGTGGACCGTCCCGGCGGCTTCACCATGCCGCACCCGCCGCGGGACTCCCGCACCTTCACCACCGAGTCCGGGCTGGGCGAGATCAGCGTCTCGCCGATGGACGTGGTGCAGGTGCCCGAGGGCCACCTGGTGCTGCAGACCCTGCGCAGCCACGACCAGTTCAACACCACCATCTACGGGCTGTCGGACCGCTACCGCGGGGTCGAGGGAGGGCGCCGGGTCATCTTCCTGCACCCCGACGACCTGACGATGTTCGGGCTCTCCGACGGCGACATGGTCGACATCACCTCGGTGTGGGACGACGACCGCGACCGCACGGTGCGCGGCTTCCGGTGCATCGCCTACGAGACCCCCCGCGGCTGCGCGGCGGCCTACTACCCCGAGACCAACCCGCTGGTGCCGCTGGACTCGACCGCCGAGGCCAGCAACTGCCCGACCTCGAAGTCGGTCATCATCACGCTGTCCCGGCCCGGTGAGCCGGAGGGGTCCTCCAGCAGCACCACCACCAGCGGCTCGAGCAACATCTCCGAGGACACCGGGGGCCGTCACCCCCAGCCGCTGCACCAGAGCTGA